The sequence below is a genomic window from Candidatus Binataceae bacterium.
CAACACACTATTTAGAAATAGATACCATTGCGGGCGCAGCCAAACCGCCGCGAAGTTCGTCTCCGTCCAATGAAACGCCGAAGTGTACTGGTCGAGCGCGGTAATGACGCAGTTGCCCTCGCTGCCGTCGGCGCAGACCGGTTGTTTGCTGCAATCGCCGCTCGCAGGACATTTCGTCGGGAAGCGACCGCCGCCGCCCACCTGGGGATAGAAATTTTTCGCGTTGAAACCGTTCTCGTCGGGCGTGGTCGAATTGGCCGAGGGCGCAAGGTCGTTCTTGACCGGATTGAGTACTGGGAAGATCGGATTCGCCTGATTCGGCCCGACCTGCACCCCGAAGCAGGCGCTGGTATTAGCGACCGTGTTAAAGGAGTTCATCGCCGAGCTGCAGTAGTTGCCGAGAAACTCCTGCAGCGGCGAAGTGCCTGCGCGGCCGGCATCCGATTGCTCGGAGGCGTAGGAATCCCAGATCATCGTCGATGACACGCCACTGTTGATGCCCGGTAGCAGCCAATAGCAGATGCCGCAGGTACCTGCGCCCGCGGCCATGTTGTATTCGAAGTCGTTCCAGCCGTTCATGATCCAGAAATCCGTCGGATGGTCCCAGTCTGAATGATAGGGCACGACGTCGTCGGCCGGCCCGAGCTGTTTGGGTGGCGGACCCGGCAGGATCGGATAGTCGGGGGCGGCGAGGATGCCGGGGACGCTGCGCGGGTTGACCATCGCGTCGTCAACCGCGCCGCGCGCCAGCACTCCTAGATTCGAATAGAACTTATTGTCCGTCTCAGTGCCATCCTCGAGATAGTAACCATGCCCGACCGAGAGATAGCCGACGTTGCGCTGCAGCAAGACGTTCTGCGTCGCATGCAGCACGTACCAACGGGTCATCGACTCGTTGATCGACGAGTCCTTCACGTATGTATTGGGCGGGGCCTTGCGCGAGATATGAAAATGCACCGGATAATGGCCGAGCTTGCCGCCCTGTCCGAGCCGCGCGAACTCCACGCCCTGCACTTGCAGATTGAGAAAACCCTCGCGGAAGATCGTATGGCCGCCGAAGAAATTGCCCGGTTGGGCCGGGAAGCTGGTGTCGCCGAAATTGTTCGCCGACTCGATCACGATACTGCGCGAGAGCAGTGCGACTGCGGCGCGGGTCTCGGCGGCGCCCAGCGGATCGCCGTTGGGCAGCGTCGGACCCATCCCGGCAGGAATTTTCAGCGGATAGCGCACGCCATTATGCGGCCACTTGAGCACAGCGCCGGCCGCGATGTCGGTGGTTATCTGCGAAACATTCTTGCCGGTTTTGGGGTCGGTGACGGTCGTGTTGGTTGCGATCGTGAGCTGCTCGGCGTGACCCGGCAGATAATCCGTGCTCGAGATCGCAATCTCGTCCCCAGCCTGCCAGTCGACCACGCGATCGAGCATGAAGGTCGAGGGCGCCGGCGCGCTCGCCGGCGGCGGAGCCAACACCGTGTTGAGGCGCGCCCAACTGGCGCCGGACTTCGATGGATCCTGATTGATGGCGGCATCGTAACTGGCGCCCTTGGCCCCGAACAATTGCAGCGTCCCGCCATACGAAAGCGCCAGCACCTTATAGCCAAAGAAGCCCTGTTGCTTTGTCGTCGGATCGGCGCCGTCGTCGTAGGGGAGCGGAGTATAATTGTAAAAGTAGTCGGTAACGCCATTGCTCATCGTGACCGGCGACGTCGGATTCTGATTGTTGGGATTCCAGATCGAGTTCGGAATGCCGCACTGCGAATCAGTCTTGCAGAGAATGCCCAGCCCATGGCGTCGATCGGCGGCCTCAGGTCCGTAAAGGTGAATGTCCAAAACGTGCGAATTGGTACCGGCGGCGTTGCGCCCGAGAGTGCCGAGCGGCGTAATCGTGCCCGTGGCAGCGTTGATGTCGCCGGCTTGGAGGGTGCCGCTGTTCTCAATCAGGATCGACTTCGCCCAAAAATCGACCGGCGCGTCCGGGAACTTCAAGGTCCCGCCGTTGTAGATGTTGACGTTCCCGAGATGGTGCATCCCGGTTAACACATTGCAAACGCCGCCGGTGACCTCAAGATCCTCGCCGCTGCCGCCCGGCGGCAAATCCTGACCGGTCGCGCTGCCGCAAGTCGGGGTGGTCGCAGCAAAATGGCTGGCCGCGGTCTGTCGGACCATCGCGACCACCATAATTACGACTGCGGCGAGGCGCAGCAAATTCTTAATCCAATGGTTTAATTTTGACTGCGCGCTCATCGTGCTGTCCCTCGCCTAGTCCCTTGACCTTAGTCTTTGCTTGTCCTCATAGCACAATTCTAAGGCAGAGTTTAATTGCGACCCACGCCGCCAATCAGCTTCGACTTATTTGGTGTTATGCGCGCGAGAACATTATCGAGCGACCGACGGGTCGTCGACGGGTCGATACAACTTCGGATGGATCGCGTGTGAGAGTCGCCCGCTAGAGTTTCCTGAAAATCAGCGAGGTGTTGATTCCGCCGAAAGCGAAGTTATTCGACATCAGATATTCGATGTCGCGGCGGCATCCTGCGCCAACCACATAGTCGAGCGCGGCGCAGCGCTCGTCAACGTTAACCAGGTTCGCGGTGGGCGCGAACCATCCATCCTTCATCATTTCGATTCCGAGCCAGGCCTCGAGGCTCCCGCAGGCCCCCAGCGAGTGTCCGAAGTAGCTCTTCAACGCGTGGATCGGGATGCGTCCGCCGAGGACGTCAAAGGTTGCGCGGCTTTCAGCGATATCGCCCCATTCGGTCGCGGTGCCGTGACCATTCACAAAGCCGATAGCTTCGGGTTTGAGGTCCGCGGCTTCGAGGGCGAGGCGCAACGCCGCGGCCATGGTAATCGCCGACGGCTGGGTGACGTGGTTGCCGTCGGAGTTGGTGCCAAAGCCCGCGACTTCGGCATGGATGCGAGCGCCCCGCGCTGCGGCATGTTCGAACTCCTCGAGCACCAGTGTCGCTGCGGCTTCGCCGATCACCAGCCCATCGCGATCGCGATCGAACGGCTGAGGGGTGGTTTCGGGCGCGTCGTTGCGCGTGCTGGTCGCGAAGAGGGTGTCGAAGACCGCAGCGCCGAGGACGCTGAGCTCGTCTGCCCCGCCAACTATCATCATATCCTGCATGCCATAGCGGATCGCCTCGGCGCCGTAGCCAATCGCCTGGCTGCCCGAGGTGCAACCGCTCGAGGTGGGCATTATGCGTCCGCTGATGCCGAAAAAGAGTCCGATGTTGATTGCGGCGGTCTGACTCATCAACTGCAAATAGTTCGTGCCGGTCAGATTGTTGGAGCTGCCGTTCATCATCAATTCCGCGAAGCCGCGGAGCGCCTCCGGGCTGCCGAACGACGAGCCATAGGCGATACCAGCGCGCCCCTGCCTTAGCGACGGATCGCCGGCGAGTCCGGCATCAGCGACTGCGCGTTCGGTAGCATACACCGCCATGCGCGACACCGGACCCATCGTGCGCAACTGCTTGCGATCGTAGCGGCGGGAGACGTCGAAACCATCGATCGGCGCAGCGAGGCGTGTATGCAGATTTTGAAAGCGATCCCATTCGGGCATGCGCCGCACCGCGGTCTTCCCAGTGGTGAAGCTTGCACGGATCGCCGGCCAATCCTCACCCAGCGCGGTCACGCCGCCCATCCCGGTGACAACTACCCGCCGCCTCATGCCATTCCGCCGTTGACCGAGATCACCTGGCGCGTAACGTAGCTCGCGTCATCCGAGCAGAGAAAACTCACTGCGGCGGCCACTTCTTCGGGCCGGCCGACGCGGCGCATCGGTATTGCTCCGAGCACTTCATCGAGCGGTGCGCCCTCAAGCATCTGCGTTTCGATCAGGCCGGGGGCGACGCAATTGACGGTGATGTTGCGCTTCGCCAACTCGATCGCGAGCGCCTTGGTGGCGCCGATTATGCCGGCTTTGGCCGCGCTGTAATTGACCTGACCACGATTTCCCATGATGCCGGAAACCGACGCAATCGATACTATGCGGCCGCCGCGCCGCGCCGATACCATCGGCATCACGATCGGGCGCAGGACGTTGTAAAAACCGCCCAGGTCAGTATCGACGACACTGTCCCAATCCTCATCTTCGAGGGCCGGGAAGGCGTTGTCGCGCGCGATACCCGCATTGAGGACCACGCCGTAGTAAGCGCCATGTTCAGCGATGTCGGCTTCGATCTGTTCGCGACACTCCCGTCGATCGGCAAGGTCGAAGTGCATGATTCTGCCAATCCCGCCATTCTCGCAGATGCCTTTTAGGGTCTGCTCCGCGCCTTCACGATCGCGGTGGTAATGCACAATCACAGTAAAGGCTTCACGGGCGAGGCGCTGCGCGATCGCGCGCCCAATCCCCTTGCTCGATCCGGTAACGAGGATGCTTCGACTCATCCTTCGCCTGTCCTCATCGAGGCCAACGAATCGCCATCTGGCTGATAAACGCTGAGCCGCGCATCAGCCGCGAGCTGGCCATTAATCTCGACGTTGCAATCGAAAACCGCCATCTGCTCATCCAGAAAAACGATCGATGCCGAAATCAGTAGCTGATCGCCGAGGCGGAACCACGGTCTCAGCACACGGCACTCTCGCGCGCCGATCAAGAAGCCAATTTTGACCGGCTCGCCGGCCTCGAGGGCAGTGATCCCGGCGTAAGCCGCGCAGGCTTGCGCCATGTATTCAATCGCAATATGACCCGGTACGCCTTGCGGGGTGAGAAACAAGCTCGATTCGTCGACTGTAGCGCGTGCGACGAGGTGGCCTTCCTGATAGCCGACGACCCGCTCGAGCAGGAGCATCGGCGGCCGATGCATCAGCAAAGCTTCGATCGCATAGGGACACTCGCGCATCGCTTCACCAACCTCGTCCCAGCACGAGGCTCGCATTGCTGCCGCCAAAAGCAAATGAATTGCTGAGCGCGGCGCGCCGCGTTGAATGTCCAAGATGAAACTGTGGCGGGACCAGATTAAGCCGGGGTATTGCCGGGTCGATCTCGCCGTCCCAGACGTGTGGCGGTACGCAACCGCTCGCGAAGCCCGCGTCGAGCATCAGCCACAGGAAGGCGGCCTCGTTTGCACCGGCGGCGCCCAGCAGGTGACCGGTTATCGATTTGGTTGAGCTGCACGGCGTTCGCTCGCTGAAGATTCGGTTGATCGCGCGCGCCTCCATCGCGTCGTTGAGTGCGGTCGCGGTGCCATGCAAATTGATGTAATCGATCTGCTCGGGCCGCAGATGGGCAGCTTCAAGCGCACGGGTCATCGCGAGCGCGGCGCCCTCGCCCTCAGGATGAGGGGAGCTGACATGGTAGGCATCCGAGCTTTCGCCCACGCCGAGCAGCGATACCGCAGATTCCTCGGTCGTCATCAAAAACACCGCGGCGCCTTCGCCGATATTGATGCCGTCACGGTTGCGGCTGAAGGGATTACAATAATCTTTGGCCAGCAGTTCAAGCGAATCGAAGCCGCCGAGCGTCATGCGGCAGAGCGTGTCGGCGCCGCCAACTACCGCGGCGTCGCACAGTCCGGCTGCGATCAAGCGCTGCGCCGAGGCGAAGACTTTCGCGCTCGACGAACAGGCGGTCGCGACGGTATAGGCCGGGCCGCTGAGCTCGAGATAGGCGGCGACGCAGCCGGCGAGATTACCAATCTCCTGACGGCTGTAGCGGAATTCTTCCGGCCACTCGCCTTTCGTAATGCGCTGGAGAAGGGCAGCTTCCCCGTCGGCAATTCCCGAGGTGCTGGTGCCCATCACCACTGCCACGCGATGGGGGCCGACGCGCGCGGCGATGGCTCTAATGTCATTTTCGATCTGACCAATGGCTGCCAGGGCGAGGCGATTGTTGCGGCAATCAAGCGGCGCGAGTCGCGCCGGCAATTCGGGTAGCGGCCCCGATACTACTCCTACGCGAACCGATCGATCAGGGAGCAACTCGTTGCGACTAATCAGGCCTGTGCGCGACCCTGCGAAAAGATTGCGGGCGACCTCGTGCTTGCTGCGACCGAGCGGATTGATCACTCCGAGCGCGTTCAGATGGAGCTTCATGGTCCGGTCACCGCCGACTGCAGATCGAGCTCATAACCGTATTCGAGATTGTGCAGATGCGCGAGTTTTGTCCAGGTGTTTTCATGCGGCGCTTCATAGGTGACCTGCACCACGACACGGCCGTCGAGGATGATCGTGCGCCCGCTCTGATCGTCATCCAACGAGGCGGAGCTGCCCGCCAAAGCGCGGCGAACCGCCGGTGCGGGCCAATAGACGATCGCGAGATCGGCGAGAATGTTTCCGGGGCGGAGCGCCGCGGGCGCCGTCGGCGCCGCCGCGAAAGTGAGCGCCTCATCGGTTGCAGTGATAGTGAGTGCGCGGCCGCCAAGCGGATCGAGCGCAATCATGGTGATTTTTTCGGGCGATACACTGACGTAGGCCTGGAACACCTGCACCTGATCGTGGAAATGGGCGGTGATGAGTTGCGTGGCCTCGACCGAATAGCCGAGTTCGCGGCCGGTGGGCATGGCGAATTCGAGTCCTGGTGCGATTGTGACGTTAGTGCGACTCGCGGGCTTATGGGTGGCGCACGCCGCGAGGGAGATTGTGAGAACGATCAACAATAACCGCGCGGGCGTCGTGCTCATCCGTCGGCCTCGACCGCACGGATTGGACGATTTTTAACGCGCGTGCCCGCCAGTGGAGAGAAAGCGAAAGCCAAAGTTGTTCCGACCAGGATGGTCGCGCCAAACGCATGCACGGCATAGGTACTGCTCAAGACCAGCAAGCCGAAGGACAGCAGCGTCGTCATCATCGCGAGCCATACGCCGAGCATCGTGACTGAACGGCGTGAGGGCACGGTCTCGCGACAGAAGACCGCGTAGTCGAAGCCGATCGACACTACCAGCACGAGCGCCATCGCGTTAAAGAAGGTAAAGCTCACCCCCACCAACGCCAGGAGCGGCGGTGTTGCGAGCACCGCGATAGCCGGCGGCAGCGTAACGTCGAGACTGCCGCGTAAACCGTAGCGCCAAATCAGGATCGGCATCATCAGCAGCACGGAGACCGCGATGAGGAGGATCGCGCGCCGGCGATACTCGCCGAGAAGTCGCGTGACATCCCCGGCCGGATCGACGAAACGGACGCCGGGTATAGCCGCGAATAGATCGCGAATCTCATCGGGCCGCGTGACACCGGTGAGGATCACGACCTGCGTGGCGCCCTTTGAGTCGACGCTCAGGTTGCGCAGGAAGGCGAGGGGCGAATCATCCGGGATGGCGTCGGGGGTAAGGAATCCGGCGGCGCCGGTGTCGGCTTGTGCGGCGCCGGTCATGCCGAGACGTTGGTAAAACGACATCAGGTAGGGGCGCATCAGCTTGTCGCGCACCAGGGCGCGGTTCTGGCGTTGACGGGCGACCGAAGGGAAGAACTGCGCGAGCGCTTGAAAACCGCGAAGTGCGCCGTCCTGCATGGCTGCGGTGAGACGCGTTTGCAAACCCTCTTCGGCCTGCAAGGCGCCCTCAAGATCCGGCGCGCTCACGAGAAGGAATTCAGTTCCTCCGGTAATTCCGGTGAGACCGCGAATTCGCGCCTCCTGATCGCGCAGCCCGGGCGCGAGCGTCTGCTGATGCCGCACATCGTCATCGACGCGAAGCCTGGCGGCGCCCAGCATCGCGCCAATTCCAATCAGCGCAACCAGGCTCAAGCGCCAAGGGCGATAGCGCGCCTCTTCCCAAAACGTCCAGAGTTGATTCGCGATGCCGAGAATGCGCGCGCCGTGGATCAGCGGCTCGGGGCTATCAAGCCGCGGCAGCCACAAGACGACCGTGATGAAAGAACCGATCAGCCCGATCGCAGAGAAAACCGCGAGCTGGCGCAATCCTGGAAAGGGCGCGAGCATCAGGGTCGCATAACCGATGAGGGTCGTGGCGACTCCGAGAGTGATGCCGGGCAGCACGCGGCACAAGCGCTCGCGCGGGGGGCCGGCATCGGCGCCGAAGCGTGCGGAGACGTACTGCAGGCAGTAGTCGATCGCGATTCCGATCAAGCTGACGCCGATCAAAAGCGCGGCGACGTGAAGGCCGCCGAAGATTGCGAGGCATACCGCGAAGGCGCAGACCACGCCGACCGCGATCGCGAGCAGGGTCAGCCATAAGGGCCGCAGCGCGCGGAAAACACTCAGGACCAGGACGATCGTGCCGATGAGGGAGACGATACTCAGGCGGGTGGTTTCGCGGGTGGCGCGGCTCGCGCCATCGTGAGCGTAGAAGATCGCGCCGACGCGCAGGACCTGCAAATGCGGCAAGGTCGCGCGCAGTCTTTGCACGGCCGCGTCCAACTTCGCAATGAAACGATCCTGGAAGGCGCCTGAGTAGACCCGGCCGTTGAGTTGCGCGACCAACAGGGTCCAGGTCGTCGCGCCGGCGCGCGTCGTCAGCACTCCGTCATCCGGGGCGAGCCGCCCCTCGGGCATCGGCAGATTGCTAAGGAATTCGGGCAGCAGCAGGAACGGATCGCGGCGCAAGAGATTGGCATCCGCGATTGACGACGGCCCGTAGACGCTGGCGAGCGCGCGCTCGACAATTTGCGCGGCTTGATTGTCTTGCAGGCGCGCGCGATCGGCGTCGCTGAGCAGCCCGCCGCGATAGGGGAAATAGATCGCGCCGAGCGTTTTCAGACGGCCGGAATTTATATGATAGGCCACCGATTTCGTCAGGCCGGAGTCTTCGAGAGTCCGCGCCAGAGTCGCACCGGCGGCGCGGGCGTTGGCGCGATCGCGATCGCCGACAAGAATAAAAACGCGTTGCGATAACATATTGCTGACGCGGTCTTTTGCCAGGTGCACGAACGGGTCGCGTTCCTCGACCGGCAGGAGCGCGGTCATGTCGGTCTGCAGCTCGACGCCGCGACGCAGTTGCAGCAGCAGCGTGATACCCGCGACGGCGACCAGCAGAGCCCAGGCGTACGCCGCGATCTTCATGCTCAGCCGGCCGGCTGGATTTCCTGATTACTCAGCAAGCGCTGGTCGTCACTACTGAGGGGAAGACTCGAAATGGTCTGCTGCAGAAAGGTCAACCGTTCGGTATCGCCGTTCGCGCGCGTGATGCTGACACTATCGACCATTTTGCCGCCGGTAATAACGATCGATGCGAGCATCGCGGCGACCGGATCGTCGGGACGGATTGGCGTCAGAACGGTGTTCCAGGAGTTGCGATCGCCGATGGTTTTGATCGCGAAGTCACGCCGCAGAGCCGCCAGGTCTCCGGCCAACGTGCCGCCAAGCATGTCATAAAAGCTGGCGATGAAGGGGACTTTTGCCGCCTCGATCTGTTGCACCTGGCTGCCGTTGATGAGCTGCCGGATGCCGCTGGGCGTTATCACGGTGGTGGTTTGGAGCGGGTGTTCGAGCCGCCAGATAAGTCCGCGGCCGGGTGCGAGGACGAAGCTGCCGTCACTGGTCAGCGGGGACGGCAGCCCGATCAGACGCCGCGTCTGGACGAAGCGCCCGCGCAGGGTCTGCCCGGGCGCCAACCTCGGTCCGGCGATGAATTGCGCACGGCCCGCAGTGGCGAGCGCGAGCATCGCGACCGTCACGATGAACGATCGCGCCGGAATTCGAATCACAACGCGCGCCGCACTTTTTCCACCAGCGCCGCCGGCGTTTCAAAGCACAGTTCGTTGCTCGCGCGATCAACTGTCACCTGTACCGTATGCGCTCTGGTCAGAATCTCATCGGTCGCGTTGTCAGTAATGAGGTAGTCAATCTTGAGACGATTCTCGTATTCGACCAAGGTCGCCGTCACCTTGATGGTCTGGAGCGGATTGATTGCGCGGATGTACTTGATGCGGAGGTCGACAATCGGCCAGGTGAAATTGCTTTCGGACATCTCGCGGTAGCCGAAAGAGATTTTCTCGAACAAGGCGGCGCGCGCCTGTTCGAGCAGGCGCGGGTAATTGCCGTGCCAGACGACGCGCATCGGATCGAGGTCGTAGAACTGAATGCGAATGACGACCTCGGCGGAGATCATGGCGTCGCCGGCTTTTCCGGCGCGGGCGGCTGCTGCCAGAAGTCAAAAAAGTTATACCACTGAAACGGATCGATCGAGCAGAAGCTCTCGAGCCGCGCGGCATAGCGCGCCGCCCACATTGCAATTGACAAGTGGCGGTCGCGGCGCGGCAGCGTTATGCGCTCGGCAAAGATTTCAAAGTACAGGACATAGCCGCCCTCCTGGCGGAGACAAAACATGAGATAGACGGGACATTCGAGCAGGTGGGCCAGGACGTAGGGGCCTTGGGGAAAGGGCGCGTCGCGGCCGAGAAAAGGCGCCATGACGATGCGTTCATCGCTGCGCACGGGAGTGCGGTCGCCCGCGATCGCCACCCAGTCGCCGCGCGCGATAGCCTCCTCAAGTGCGATCATCGCCCCGGGATTTATCTCTGTCACCTGGATCGTGTCAGCCATCGCTTCGGGTCGGAACTGGCGCAGAATACGCGCAAAGTTTTCGGCGTGAACCGTGTGCACCAGGATTTTGATGCGTGATCGTTGCGCGTCATTGAGCAGCGCGCGGCTGAGCTCGATATTGCCCAGGTGCGAGACGATCAGCAGGATACCCTGTCCGCCCGCCGTGACGTCATCCAGCGTTCTCTTATCTCTCACAACCACGGCTGCCGGATCTATACCGCCAACCCACGCCGCGAAGGTGTCGACGGTTTTGCGCGCGAACCCGAACGAGTGCCTGAAGGTTGCAAACAGTCCAGGATGGTAGTCGATGCCCTTTGCCCGGTAGGCGCGGCGGAGAAACTCGCGCGAAGCGCGACGCTGTTCGGTTCCGGTCAGATGGCAATAAAGCGCGACCGGAACGACCGCGACGGTGCATCCCCAGCGTCCGGTCAGGCGATAGAACAGCGCCAAGACACTGAGGCCCCAGGAGGCCCCGCGTTCCGCGAGCGCAGCCCAGTGGCGCGGCTGGCCAATGGGCCGCCGGCGATTGCGCAAAATCTGCCGCAGCCGCCACGGTATCGCAAGCACTAACCGCGTGTGCATCACAGTGATTAGCCAGTTGTCGTGGACCATGGCAAAGTTCGAGGTGTTGTCCGGGGGATACGCCACCCGCACCGGAACCAGAAAAATCTGGACACCGTCCCAGATCAAGCGGACGAAAATCTCAATATCGAAATCCATCCGGCGGCCGAGCCGATGAGTCGTATAGAGCCTCGCCACGCGGTCGAGCGGATAGAGGCGCAGACCGCACATCGTATCAACCGGATGTAGCGTCAGCGTTTCGACGCCGACCCAGAAGTGAGTGATCGAGCGGCCGATGCGCCTCACGCGCGGGGTGGACGCATCGAGCGTGGGAGCTCCCGCAATCAAGGCCTCCGGATGGGCTGCGCCAAGCGCGAGGAACTCGGGGAGCTTCGCGAGATCGTGTTGCCCGTCGGCGTCGATCTGCAATGCATGGGTAAACCCGGCCGCGCGCGCGAGCTCAAAACCCTGCATGACGGCGGCGCCTTTGCCGCGATTGGCGTCGAGACGATAGACGGTCACCCCGCAGACCGGCGCGTGCAGCGCAGCAAGCACGGCGCGGGTGGGCGCATCACTGCCGTCGTCGATGATAAAAACCGGCAGCTCGAGCTCGCGCAGGCGCCGCACTAGCTCGCCAACCATTTTGCTGTGGTTGTAGCTCGGAATAATCGCGCAACACTTGAATGTCATGCGATGGTGAAACCGATTCGCCCGGATGAGCAGGGGCCGTCAACGTCGCTATAATCGAACTGAACGCGGTTGCGCGCGGGCGCGTATTTGAGTGTCAGGGTGACGCGATGATCGGGCCGGATCGGCCTTATGAATTTGATCTGGACAGTCGCCGGAGCGCCCGCACCAAGCACAAAGGACTGGCGTGCATAGTAGATCGCCCAATCCAGGTGAACCACGCCCGGAAGAATCGCGAAGCCTGGAAAGTGTCCGCGAAAGTACGGCAGCGCCTCGGGTATGGCCAGCCGCATCTCGACCAGATCTCCGGATCGTACGACCTCGGTGATTTCGGGATGCTTCGGCTCCGCTTGCACGGCGGGCGGCGACGCCGCGCTCACAGGTTCTGCTCCAGCAACGCCACCACGTCTCGAACCCGGCGCTTGCCCAGCCCATCCATCGGCATCGAATTGACAAATCGCCAGCGCCGCGGGAGTACTGCGGGATCCTCGGTCGAGGAGAGCTCCCATCGCAGCATCCGCTCGAAGCGAAATTTGCCGAGCCGCTCGAGCTCGGCAGCGCCCATGGCCGAGAGCCTCACGACCGCGCCCAGATAGGCGTCGTGCTCGCCGAGGCCGGCCACCGCGGCTTCCTCGACCCATGGGAGCGCGGCGAGCTCACGCTCGAGGCGCTGGAGGCTGACCCGCTTGCCTTCAATCTTTAGCACGCGATCGATTCGCCCTTCGAGGCGGAAACGTCCATCGGCCGCAAACGCAATTCTGTCGGCCTGTTGAGCCCAGCCGTCGCCGGATGCGTGCGGGGAGCGCAGCAGCAGAACGCCGTCGGCATCGGCAGCAACCTCGACCGAGGGTAACGGCTGCCAGAGCACGGGTTCCGCCACCTCGCGCCGCCAGGCGATAACGCCGGCTTCGGTGCTGCCGAAGATTTCGGTGGGCGCGCATCCGAAGATCGCCGTAGCTTCACGCGCGGCGGCAGGCGGCAACGGCGCGCCCGCGGTAATGATTAGCCGCGGACGCTGGGCTGCAGCGAGCGGCGGGAGGCCGCCCAGGCGCGTCAGTTGCGCCGGACTCGTGACTACCATTGCGGGGCCGTTCAATTGGGCCGTCAGCGGCTCCCAGGCGACGTGAAATTCTGCGTGGAATGGTCGTCCCGCCACCAGCGGCCAGACGATGCGAAAGGTCATGCCGAATACATGCTGATGCGTGACGGTGCCGAGAACTGGAACATCGCCGAGCTCCCCACCCCACATCTGTTCAAGCACCGCGGCCTCGCGCTCCAACCGCGTCAGCGACCTCGCGACACGCTTCATCTCGCCAGTCGAACCGGAGGTAAAAAACTCGATTCGGCCGGCGACGGTATCGAAAGCAAAGGGCGCGACGGCGGCCGGGCCGGCTTGCAACGCGACCTGGTTGCCAAGCTCGATCGGCTCTGCAGCAGTCAGCAAGACGTCGACCTCGCCGGCGAGGCGGCGCAAGGCGCCGGCTTGCGCGTTCGGCGGCAGCATGACCTCGGCGCCAATTTTGATCAGCGCAAGGAGGCCGACGAGGAACCAGTAGCCATCTTCGGCGACGACGGCGCCGCGCCGGATGCCGTCGGCGGCAAGGCGATCGGCGTTGTGGCAGATGTCCGCACGCAGGCGCGCCAACGTGATTGGGCGGCCATTTTGGATCGCAACGCAGT
It includes:
- a CDS encoding glycosyltransferase, with the protein product MTFKCCAIIPSYNHSKMVGELVRRLRELELPVFIIDDGSDAPTRAVLAALHAPVCGVTVYRLDANRGKGAAVMQGFELARAAGFTHALQIDADGQHDLAKLPEFLALGAAHPEALIAGAPTLDASTPRVRRIGRSITHFWVGVETLTLHPVDTMCGLRLYPLDRVARLYTTHRLGRRMDFDIEIFVRLIWDGVQIFLVPVRVAYPPDNTSNFAMVHDNWLITVMHTRLVLAIPWRLRQILRNRRRPIGQPRHWAALAERGASWGLSVLALFYRLTGRWGCTVAVVPVALYCHLTGTEQRRASREFLRRAYRAKGIDYHPGLFATFRHSFGFARKTVDTFAAWVGGIDPAAVVVRDKRTLDDVTAGGQGILLIVSHLGNIELSRALLNDAQRSRIKILVHTVHAENFARILRQFRPEAMADTIQVTEINPGAMIALEEAIARGDWVAIAGDRTPVRSDERIVMAPFLGRDAPFPQGPYVLAHLLECPVYLMFCLRQEGGYVLYFEIFAERITLPRRDRHLSIAMWAARYAARLESFCSIDPFQWYNFFDFWQQPPAPEKPATP
- a CDS encoding AMP-binding protein; this encodes MSLVALADLLAGARPESHCVAIQNGRPITLARLRADICHNADRLAADGIRRGAVVAEDGYWFLVGLLALIKIGAEVMLPPNAQAGALRRLAGEVDVLLTAAEPIELGNQVALQAGPAAVAPFAFDTVAGRIEFFTSGSTGEMKRVARSLTRLEREAAVLEQMWGGELGDVPVLGTVTHQHVFGMTFRIVWPLVAGRPFHAEFHVAWEPLTAQLNGPAMVVTSPAQLTRLGGLPPLAAAQRPRLIITAGAPLPPAAAREATAIFGCAPTEIFGSTEAGVIAWRREVAEPVLWQPLPSVEVAADADGVLLLRSPHASGDGWAQQADRIAFAADGRFRLEGRIDRVLKIEGKRVSLQRLERELAALPWVEEAAVAGLGEHDAYLGAVVRLSAMGAAELERLGKFRFERMLRWELSSTEDPAVLPRRWRFVNSMPMDGLGKRRVRDVVALLEQNL